A genomic segment from Oncorhynchus nerka isolate Pitt River unplaced genomic scaffold, Oner_Uvic_2.0 unplaced_scaffold_2068, whole genome shotgun sequence encodes:
- the LOC135567430 gene encoding zinc finger protein ZFP2-like yields the protein IHTGEKPYSCSNCGKCFKTTTQLKLHQRTHTGEKPYYCSDCGKRYKTSTQLKVQQRTHTGEKPFFCSNCGASFSHLGTLKSHQRIHTGEKRYVCSDCGTSFSQFSHLKTHKRVHIGEKPYLCSDCRKCFTTSTDLKVHQRTHTGAKPYSCSGCGKCFKTSNELKVHQRTHTGEKTYVCSDCGKSFSQLYTLKTHERIHSGEKPYSCSGCVKYFKTSTELKVHQRTHTGEKPYYCSDCGKYFKTLNELNVHQRTHTGEKPFFCPDCGTNFSQL from the coding sequence atacacacaggagagaagccttactcctgctccaACTGTGGAAAATGTTTCAAAACAACAACTCAGCTAAAacttcatcagagaacacacacaggagagaagccttattactgctctgactgtggaaaacgtTATAAAACATCAACTCAGCTAAAAGTTcagcagagaacacacacaggagagaagcctttcttcTGCTCTAACTGTGGGGCGAGTTTCTCTCATCTGGGCACCTTAAAATCACACcaacgtatacacacaggagagaagcgttacgtctgctctgactgtggaactaGTTTCTCTCAATTTTCCCACTTAAAAACACATAAACGTGTACATataggagagaagccttacctcTGCTCTGATTGTAGAAAATGCTTCACAACATCAACTGAtctaaaagttcatcagagaacacacactggagcgAAGCCTTATTCTTGCTCTGGCtgtggaaaatgttttaaaaccTCAAATGAACTAAaagttcaccagagaacacacacaggagagaagactTACGTCTGCTccgactgtgggaagagtttctccCAATTGTATACCTTAAAAACACATGAACGTATACAttcaggggagaagccttactcctgctctggcTGTGTAAAATATTTCAAAACGTCAACTGAgctaaaagttcatcagagaacacacacaggagagaagccatattactgctctgactgtggaaaatatttcaaaacattaAATGAGCTAAAtgttcaccagagaacacacacaggagagaagcccttCTTCTGCCCTGACTGTGGAACTAATTTCTCTCAACTttag